A DNA window from Massilia putida contains the following coding sequences:
- a CDS encoding ammonium transporter yields MIHTITKLIAGVSVAMALAASAPALAQDAAKPAAIAAAAPAASAPAAPAAAAPAASAPVAAAAAAPAAPAAAAAPTPQKGDTAWMMVATLLVIMMTIPGLALFYGGLVRSKNMLSVLLQVFMIFAVIIVLWCLYGYSLAFTENTAFIGGFDRLFLNGIWDPAKATFATAATFSKGVVIPEFVYVAFQGTFAAITCGLIIGAFAERARFSAVLLFVVLWFTFGYLPVAHMVWFWTGPDAITAATLDAETAKAGWLFQKGALDFAGGTVVHINAAIAGLVGAVLIGKRVGYGRESMAPHSLTMTMIGASLLWVGWFGFNAGSALEAGDVAALAFINTLLATAAATVSWVFGEWITKGKPSMLGGASGAVAGLVAITPACGYVGPMGALIIGLVAGIVCLWGVNGLKRMIGADDSLDVFGVHGVGGILGALLTGVFAAPQLGGQGIFDYVTNKMSADPYSIAHQVLVQAEAVGTTIVWSAVVSFIAYKIVDVVVGLRVPEDEEREGLDITSHGEQAYHS; encoded by the coding sequence ATGATCCACACCATCACAAAACTGATCGCAGGCGTATCCGTCGCCATGGCGCTGGCCGCATCCGCCCCGGCCCTGGCCCAGGATGCCGCCAAACCGGCAGCAATCGCCGCTGCCGCACCGGCCGCCAGCGCACCGGCCGCCCCGGCGGCCGCGGCACCGGCAGCATCGGCGCCTGTCGCTGCGGCCGCTGCCGCCCCGGCCGCCCCGGCCGCCGCCGCCGCACCGACCCCGCAGAAGGGCGACACCGCCTGGATGATGGTCGCCACCCTGCTGGTGATCATGATGACGATCCCGGGCCTGGCCCTGTTCTACGGCGGCCTGGTCCGCTCCAAGAACATGCTGTCCGTGCTGCTGCAGGTCTTCATGATCTTCGCCGTCATCATCGTGCTGTGGTGCCTGTACGGCTACTCGCTGGCGTTCACGGAGAACACCGCGTTCATCGGCGGCTTCGACCGTCTGTTCCTGAACGGCATCTGGGATCCGGCCAAGGCCACGTTCGCGACGGCGGCCACCTTCAGCAAGGGCGTCGTCATCCCCGAGTTCGTCTACGTGGCGTTCCAGGGCACGTTCGCGGCCATTACCTGCGGCCTGATCATCGGCGCCTTCGCCGAGCGCGCCCGCTTCTCGGCCGTGCTGCTGTTCGTCGTGCTGTGGTTCACGTTCGGCTACCTGCCGGTCGCCCACATGGTCTGGTTCTGGACCGGTCCGGACGCCATCACCGCCGCCACCCTCGACGCCGAGACCGCCAAGGCCGGCTGGCTGTTCCAGAAGGGCGCCCTCGACTTCGCGGGCGGCACCGTGGTGCACATCAACGCCGCTATCGCCGGCCTCGTCGGTGCAGTCCTGATCGGCAAGCGCGTCGGCTACGGCCGTGAATCGATGGCGCCGCACTCGCTGACGATGACCATGATCGGCGCCTCGCTGCTGTGGGTGGGCTGGTTCGGCTTCAATGCCGGTTCGGCCCTGGAAGCGGGCGACGTCGCCGCGCTGGCCTTCATCAACACCCTGCTGGCCACCGCCGCCGCCACCGTGTCGTGGGTCTTCGGCGAGTGGATCACCAAGGGCAAGCCGTCGATGCTGGGCGGCGCCTCGGGTGCCGTCGCCGGCCTCGTCGCCATCACCCCGGCCTGCGGCTACGTCGGTCCGATGGGCGCACTGATCATCGGCCTCGTCGCCGGCATCGTCTGCCTGTGGGGCGTGAACGGCCTGAAGCGCATGATCGGCGCCGACGACTCGCTGGACGTGTTCGGCGTGCACGGCGTGGGCGGTATCCTGGGCGCGCTGCTGACCGGCGTGTTCGCGGCACCGCAACTGGGCGGCCAGGGCATCTTCGACTACGTCACCAACAAGATGTCCGCCGATCCGTACTCGATCGCCCACCAGGTGCTGGTGCAGGCGGAAGCCGTCGGCACCACCATCGTGTGGTCGGCCGTCGTCTCGTTCATTGCCTACAAGATCGTCGACGTCGTGGTCGGCCTGCGTGTCCCCGAGGACGAGGAGCGCGAAGGCCTGGACATCACGAGCCACGGCGAGCAGGCTTATCACTCCTGA
- a CDS encoding HPr family phosphocarrier protein, with the protein MIQQELEIINKLGLHARASAKFTQLAAKFQSDVWLTRNGRRINAKSIMGVMMLAAGKGAKVTLEADGADEQDCIAALTGLINDKFGEGE; encoded by the coding sequence ATGATTCAACAGGAACTCGAGATCATCAACAAGCTGGGCCTGCACGCCCGCGCTTCCGCCAAATTCACCCAACTGGCCGCCAAGTTCCAGAGCGACGTCTGGCTGACCCGCAACGGGCGCCGCATCAACGCCAAGTCGATCATGGGCGTCATGATGCTGGCCGCCGGCAAGGGCGCCAAGGTGACGCTGGAAGCGGACGGCGCCGACGAACAGGACTGCATCGCCGCGCTCACCGGCCTCATCAACGATAAATTCGGCGAAGGCGAGTAA
- the ptsP gene encoding phosphoenolpyruvate--protein phosphotransferase: MASFTLHGIPVSRGISIGRAHLLTPAALDVKHYLVPEEQVEAEVKRLQDAIAEVHRNLQELWTELPKEAPTELGAFIDVHVLILSDPMISEAPLDIIRSRHYNAEWALVTQIDELSAQFDEIEDEYLRERKQDIQQVAERVLKVLMGTALSAPPAPPGEDHFQPQMIVVAHDISPADMLAFRDRSFVGFVTDVGGQNSHTAIVARSLDIPAAVGMSQASRLIEQDDWVIVDGDAGVVICNPSALVMEQYRARQANLMKARKRLLKLKKTPAVTKDGTPITLLANIELPDDCGPALEAGAVGVGLFRSEFLFMGRGAQGLKVPGEDEQFEQYRNAVLAMKGRPVTIRTLDVGADKPLDQTEHTALNPALGLRAIRYCLAEPQMFLTQLRAILRASAFGKVRILIPMLAHAFEIDQTLSMIEQAKAQLREQHVKFDDSVEVGAMIEIPAAALALPMFVKRLDFLSIGTNDLIQYTLAIDRVDYEVAHLYNPLHPAVLNLIAMTIEAGHKAGIDVAVCGEMAGDVKLTRLLLGMGLREFSMHPAQLLAVKQEILSSDLTRLVPRTKRILRAMEPAAIAEAVEQLQSI, encoded by the coding sequence ATGGCATCGTTCACATTGCACGGCATTCCGGTCTCGCGCGGGATCTCGATCGGGCGCGCGCACCTGCTCACGCCGGCCGCGCTCGACGTCAAGCACTACCTGGTGCCGGAAGAGCAGGTCGAGGCGGAAGTGAAGCGCCTGCAGGACGCGATCGCCGAAGTGCACCGCAACCTGCAGGAGCTGTGGACCGAGCTGCCGAAGGAAGCCCCGACGGAACTGGGCGCGTTCATCGACGTGCACGTGCTGATCCTGTCCGATCCCATGATCTCGGAGGCGCCGCTCGACATCATCCGCAGCCGCCACTACAACGCGGAATGGGCGCTCGTCACGCAGATCGACGAGCTCTCGGCGCAGTTCGACGAGATCGAGGACGAGTACCTGCGCGAGCGCAAGCAGGACATCCAGCAGGTGGCCGAGCGCGTGCTCAAGGTGCTGATGGGCACCGCGCTGTCGGCGCCGCCCGCGCCGCCCGGGGAAGATCACTTCCAGCCGCAGATGATCGTCGTCGCGCACGACATCTCGCCGGCCGACATGCTCGCGTTCCGCGACCGCTCGTTCGTCGGCTTCGTGACGGACGTGGGCGGCCAGAACTCGCACACGGCGATCGTCGCGCGCAGCCTGGACATCCCGGCCGCCGTCGGCATGAGCCAGGCGTCGCGCCTGATCGAGCAGGACGACTGGGTGATCGTCGACGGCGATGCCGGCGTCGTCATCTGCAATCCGAGCGCGCTCGTGATGGAGCAGTACCGCGCGCGCCAGGCCAACCTGATGAAGGCGCGCAAGCGCCTGCTCAAGCTGAAAAAGACGCCGGCCGTCACGAAGGACGGCACGCCGATCACGCTGCTCGCGAACATCGAGCTGCCGGACGACTGCGGCCCGGCGCTGGAGGCGGGCGCCGTCGGCGTCGGCCTGTTCCGCTCCGAATTCCTGTTCATGGGCCGCGGCGCGCAAGGCCTGAAGGTGCCGGGCGAGGACGAGCAGTTCGAGCAGTACCGCAACGCCGTGCTGGCGATGAAGGGCCGCCCGGTCACGATCCGCACGCTCGACGTGGGCGCCGACAAGCCGCTCGACCAGACCGAGCACACGGCGCTGAATCCGGCGCTGGGCCTGCGCGCGATCCGCTATTGCCTGGCCGAGCCGCAGATGTTCCTCACCCAGCTGCGCGCGATTTTGCGGGCGTCCGCGTTCGGCAAGGTGCGCATCCTGATCCCGATGCTGGCGCACGCGTTCGAGATCGACCAGACCCTCAGCATGATCGAACAGGCCAAGGCCCAGCTGCGCGAGCAGCACGTCAAGTTCGACGACAGCGTGGAGGTCGGCGCCATGATCGAGATCCCGGCCGCCGCGCTGGCGCTGCCGATGTTCGTCAAACGCCTGGACTTCCTGTCGATCGGCACCAATGACCTGATCCAGTACACGCTGGCCATCGACCGCGTCGACTACGAGGTGGCGCACCTGTACAATCCGCTGCACCCGGCGGTCTTGAACCTGATCGCGATGACGATCGAGGCCGGGCACAAGGCCGGCATCGACGTGGCCGTGTGCGGCGAGATGGCGGGCGACGTCAAGCTCACCCGCCTGCTGCTGGGCATGGGCCTGCGCGAGTTCTCGATGCACCCGGCCCAGCTGCTGGCCGTCAAGCAGGAAATCCTGTCGAGCGACCTGACGCGGCTCGTGCCGCGCACGAAGCGCATCCTGCGCGCGATGGAGCCGGCGGCCATCGCCGAAGCCGTGGAGCAGCTGCAGTCTATCTAG
- a CDS encoding class I SAM-dependent methyltransferase, producing the protein MSDRAEQERINQVYRQWHGGAALAKYAWHRPDIVRQTAARSRVLAELLPLTVGRDLSAVRALDVGCGSGSFLRQLIDWGATPAHLAGTELQQDRLDQARARTAPGVRWHLGQLDAFPDASMDLVSAHTVFSSILDEDLRRGLAAEMWRVLRPGGWTLLFDFRYSSPRNTHVRKVTDVELLRFWPAASRHYRTLVLIPQLGRTFAALPWLIPETLATLLPPLRSHFIYMARKPETDRAE; encoded by the coding sequence ATGAGCGACCGAGCCGAGCAGGAACGCATCAATCAGGTCTATCGCCAATGGCATGGTGGCGCCGCGCTGGCGAAATATGCCTGGCACCGGCCCGACATCGTGCGCCAGACGGCGGCGCGGTCGCGCGTGCTGGCCGAGCTGCTGCCGCTGACGGTGGGACGCGACCTGTCCGCCGTGCGCGCGCTCGACGTCGGCTGCGGCAGCGGCAGTTTCCTGCGCCAGCTGATCGACTGGGGCGCCACGCCTGCCCACCTGGCGGGCACGGAACTCCAGCAAGACCGCCTGGACCAGGCCAGGGCCCGCACGGCGCCCGGCGTGCGCTGGCACCTGGGGCAGCTCGACGCCTTTCCCGACGCCAGCATGGATCTCGTGAGCGCGCACACCGTGTTTTCCTCGATCCTCGACGAGGACCTGCGGCGCGGCCTGGCCGCCGAGATGTGGCGCGTGCTGCGTCCCGGCGGCTGGACGCTGTTGTTCGACTTCCGCTACAGCAGCCCGCGCAACACCCACGTGCGCAAGGTGACGGACGTCGAGCTGCTGCGCTTCTGGCCCGCCGCCAGCCGGCACTACCGCACGCTGGTGCTCATCCCGCAGCTGGGCCGCACCTTTGCCGCCCTGCCCTGGCTGATCCCGGAAACGCTGGCGACCTTGCTGCCGCCGCTGCGCTCCCACTTCATCTACATGGCGCGCAAGCCCGAGACCGACCGGGCGGAATGA
- a CDS encoding PTS sugar transporter subunit IIA, with the protein MVGILLMTHAPLGQAFIAAVAHVFRGPTERFEAIDVTADQDTNEINALAKSAIQRLDEGDGVLVITDIKGGTPSNCCNCLAEPGRVEIIAGISLPMLLRAITYRRDTLDVVVEMALAGAQNGAVRVDNRIRLGT; encoded by the coding sequence ATGGTAGGCATTCTGCTGATGACCCACGCTCCGCTGGGCCAGGCATTCATCGCCGCGGTCGCGCACGTGTTCCGCGGTCCCACCGAGCGCTTCGAAGCGATCGACGTGACGGCGGACCAGGACACGAACGAGATCAACGCCCTGGCCAAGAGCGCGATCCAGCGCCTGGACGAAGGCGACGGCGTGCTGGTCATCACCGACATCAAGGGCGGCACGCCGTCGAACTGCTGCAATTGCCTGGCCGAGCCGGGGCGCGTGGAAATCATCGCGGGCATCAGCCTGCCGATGCTGCTGCGCGCGATCACGTACCGGCGCGACACGCTGGACGTCGTGGTCGAGATGGCACTGGCCGGCGCGCAGAACGGCGCCGTCAGGGTGGACAACAGGATCCGGCTCGGCACCTGA
- a CDS encoding P-II family nitrogen regulator has protein sequence MKMITAIIKPFKLDEVREALSEINVQGITVTEVKGFGRQKGHTELYRGAEYVVDFLPKTKIEAAVDDAIVDQVIDTIQSAARTGKIGDGKIFVSNLEQVVRIRTGETGNEAL, from the coding sequence ATGAAAATGATTACCGCCATCATCAAACCCTTCAAGCTCGACGAGGTGCGTGAAGCCCTCTCGGAAATCAACGTCCAGGGTATCACCGTGACCGAAGTGAAGGGTTTCGGCCGCCAGAAGGGCCATACCGAGCTCTACCGCGGCGCGGAATACGTCGTCGATTTCCTGCCGAAGACCAAGATCGAGGCAGCGGTCGACGACGCCATCGTCGACCAGGTGATCGATACGATCCAGAGCGCCGCGCGCACCGGCAAGATCGGTGACGGCAAAATTTTCGTCTCCAACCTGGAGCAGGTAGTCCGTATCCGTACCGGTGAAACCGGCAACGAAGCGCTGTAA
- a CDS encoding TorF family putative porin has product MKRRNSNWPHVAVLAVSLWSLGIGLAGAEEQKPDNEVSFNAALTSDYRYRGISQSRLDPALQGGADYTHNPTGLYAGTWLSTIKWTKDAGGSGDVEWDFYGGKRGNITSDITYDVGGLYYFYPSNGLHPNANTFELYGQLGFGPAYVKYSHSLTNLFGTADSKGSGYLDIGANVDVGSGFTLNLHAGRQNVRHNGSLSYIDYKLGVTKDLGVCSVALAWIKADTSAYRSPSAENLGKSAALLTVSKTF; this is encoded by the coding sequence ATGAAGCGTCGTAACAGCAATTGGCCCCACGTTGCAGTATTGGCCGTCAGCCTGTGGAGCCTTGGCATCGGGCTGGCCGGCGCCGAGGAGCAGAAGCCGGACAATGAGGTGAGCTTCAATGCGGCGCTGACGAGCGATTATCGCTACCGCGGCATTTCCCAATCGCGTCTGGACCCCGCGCTGCAGGGCGGCGCCGACTACACCCACAACCCGACCGGCCTGTACGCGGGCACCTGGCTGTCCACCATCAAGTGGACCAAGGATGCGGGCGGCAGCGGCGACGTCGAATGGGATTTCTACGGCGGCAAGCGCGGCAACATCACCAGCGACATCACCTATGACGTGGGCGGCCTGTACTACTTCTACCCGAGCAACGGCCTGCATCCGAATGCCAACACCTTCGAACTGTACGGGCAGCTCGGTTTCGGCCCGGCCTACGTCAAGTACTCGCATTCGCTGACGAACCTGTTCGGCACGGCCGACAGCAAGGGCAGCGGCTACCTGGACATCGGCGCCAACGTCGACGTCGGCAGCGGCTTCACGCTGAACCTGCATGCCGGCCGCCAGAACGTGCGTCATAACGGTTCGCTTTCCTACATTGACTACAAGCTCGGCGTGACCAAGGACCTGGGCGTCTGCTCGGTGGCCCTGGCGTGGATCAAGGCCGACACCAGTGCCTACCGGAGCCCGTCCGCGGAAAACCTGGGCAAGTCCGCGGCCCTGCTCACTGTTTCAAAAACTTTCTGA
- the metW gene encoding methionine biosynthesis protein MetW, with amino-acid sequence MKFEDLSTLRPDLAFIAHWVGDRAHVLDVGCGDGAMLRYLEQAKRCTGYGVEIADDKVLESTQRGISVIQHDMEQGLDLFADDAFDMVLCLSSLQMMQHVEARLRDIVRVGKEAIVSFPNFAYWPHRAALLKGRMPVSRSLPYQWFDTPNLRYATIYDFKELAEKCGLEVLEYVALAEGKPVSFLPNLRGSLAVFRLRKRDLVSQA; translated from the coding sequence ATGAAATTCGAAGACCTGAGCACCCTGCGTCCCGACCTGGCATTCATCGCGCACTGGGTGGGCGACCGCGCGCACGTGCTGGACGTCGGCTGCGGCGACGGCGCGATGCTGCGCTACCTGGAGCAGGCCAAGCGCTGCACGGGTTATGGCGTCGAGATCGCCGACGACAAGGTCCTGGAAAGCACGCAGCGCGGCATCAGCGTGATCCAGCACGACATGGAGCAGGGCCTCGACCTGTTCGCGGACGACGCCTTCGACATGGTCCTGTGCCTGTCGTCGCTGCAGATGATGCAGCACGTGGAGGCGCGCCTGCGCGACATCGTCCGCGTGGGCAAGGAGGCGATCGTGTCGTTCCCGAACTTCGCCTACTGGCCGCACCGCGCCGCGCTGCTCAAGGGCCGCATGCCGGTGTCGCGTTCCCTGCCTTACCAGTGGTTCGACACGCCGAACCTGCGCTACGCGACGATCTACGATTTCAAGGAGCTGGCCGAGAAATGCGGCCTGGAAGTGCTGGAATACGTCGCGCTGGCGGAGGGCAAGCCGGTGTCGTTCCTGCCGAACCTGCGCGGCAGCCTGGCGGTGTTCCGCCTGCGCAAGCGCGATCTCGTGAGCCAGGCCTGA
- the gshA gene encoding glutamate--cysteine ligase, with translation MVPHLATALTGPLLDLEKKILEATPAIERWFRLEWQEHTPPFYCSVDLRNAGYKLAPVDTNLFPGGFNNLSTEMLPLTVQAAMAAIDKYCPDARNLLLIPESHTRNPYYLQNVQRLMQIFRQTGLHVRLGSLSPEVTEPTPLALPDGNMLVVEPLVRSPNGRRVGLADFDPCTILLNNDLSAGIPSILENVHEQSLLPPLHAGWAVRRKSNHFKAFDEVAKKFGKLIDIDPWLVNPLHSKCGEVDFQEGVGMECLADNVSALLSKIKKKYKEYGMKDQKPFVIVKPDAGTYGMGIMTVKDASEVKDLNRKQRNKMSVIKDGVTVTDVMIQEGVPTFESINDAVAEPVVYMIDRYVVGGFYRVHAERGVDQNLNAPGSQYVPLAFAQQHAVPDLKAKPGTAAPNRFYVYGVVARLALLAASLELERTDPDPEIY, from the coding sequence ATGGTTCCCCACCTCGCCACTGCCCTGACCGGTCCCCTGCTGGACCTGGAAAAGAAAATCCTCGAAGCCACGCCTGCCATCGAACGCTGGTTCCGCCTCGAGTGGCAGGAGCACACGCCGCCGTTCTATTGCTCGGTGGACCTGCGCAATGCCGGCTACAAGCTGGCGCCGGTGGACACGAACCTGTTCCCGGGCGGCTTCAACAACCTGTCGACCGAGATGCTGCCGCTGACGGTGCAGGCCGCCATGGCCGCGATCGACAAGTATTGCCCGGACGCCCGCAACCTGCTCTTGATCCCGGAAAGCCATACGCGCAATCCGTATTACCTGCAGAACGTGCAGCGGCTGATGCAGATTTTCCGCCAGACCGGCTTGCACGTGCGCCTGGGCTCGCTGTCGCCCGAGGTGACGGAACCGACGCCGCTTGCGCTCCCGGACGGGAATATGCTCGTCGTCGAACCGCTCGTGCGCTCGCCCAACGGCCGCCGCGTGGGCCTGGCCGACTTCGACCCGTGCACGATCCTGCTGAATAACGATCTGTCCGCCGGCATCCCGAGCATCCTGGAAAACGTCCACGAACAGTCGCTGCTGCCGCCGCTGCACGCCGGCTGGGCCGTGCGCCGCAAGAGCAACCACTTCAAGGCGTTCGACGAGGTCGCGAAGAAGTTCGGCAAGCTGATCGACATCGACCCATGGCTCGTGAACCCGCTGCACAGCAAATGTGGTGAGGTCGACTTCCAGGAAGGCGTCGGCATGGAATGCCTGGCCGACAACGTGTCGGCGCTGCTGTCGAAGATCAAGAAGAAGTACAAGGAATACGGGATGAAGGATCAAAAACCCTTCGTCATCGTCAAGCCGGATGCCGGCACGTACGGCATGGGCATCATGACCGTCAAGGATGCGAGCGAGGTCAAGGACCTGAACCGCAAGCAGCGCAACAAGATGTCGGTCATCAAGGATGGCGTCACCGTCACGGACGTGATGATCCAGGAAGGCGTGCCCACGTTCGAGTCGATCAACGACGCGGTGGCGGAGCCGGTCGTGTACATGATCGACCGCTACGTCGTCGGCGGCTTCTACCGCGTGCATGCGGAGCGCGGCGTCGACCAGAACCTGAATGCGCCGGGCTCGCAATACGTGCCGCTCGCGTTCGCGCAGCAGCATGCCGTGCCGGACCTGAAGGCTAAGCCGGGCACGGCCGCGCCAAACCGGTTCTATGTGTACGGCGTCGTGGCGCGTCTCGCGCTGCTGGCGGCGTCGCTGGAGCTGGAACGGACCGATCCGGATCCGGAGATTTATTAA
- the gshB gene encoding glutathione synthase, with protein sequence MKIAFLADPLSGFKIYKDSTFAMMREAARRGHRIYVFEQRHMVLEEGVVTAEATEIALTGDADDWYREGDTDTVPLSEFDAVIQRKDPPFDMEYVYGTYLLEQAERQGARVFNKPQAIRDHNEKLSIAQFSQFTSPTLVSSSGTRLRAFHAEHGDVIFKPLDGMGGAGIFRVKDDGLNLGSIIETLTENGARTIMAQKYIPAIVKGDKRVLVIDGKPVPFSLARIPQAGEVRGNLAAGGTGVAQPLSERDREIAETLGPELAARGLLLVGLDVIGDFLTEVNVTSPTCFQEITDQTGFDVASMFVDAVEKRVTSN encoded by the coding sequence ATGAAAATCGCTTTTCTCGCCGATCCGTTGTCCGGCTTCAAAATCTACAAGGACTCGACGTTCGCGATGATGCGCGAAGCGGCGCGGCGCGGTCACCGGATCTATGTCTTCGAACAGCGCCACATGGTGCTGGAAGAGGGCGTCGTGACGGCCGAGGCCACGGAGATTGCGCTGACCGGCGACGCCGACGACTGGTACCGCGAGGGCGACACCGATACGGTGCCCCTGTCCGAATTCGACGCCGTCATCCAGCGCAAGGATCCGCCGTTCGACATGGAATACGTGTACGGCACCTATCTGCTGGAACAGGCCGAGCGCCAGGGCGCGCGCGTGTTCAACAAACCGCAAGCGATCCGCGACCACAACGAAAAGCTGTCCATCGCCCAGTTCAGCCAGTTCACGTCGCCCACGCTCGTCTCGTCGTCCGGCACGCGCCTGCGCGCCTTCCACGCCGAGCATGGCGACGTGATCTTCAAGCCGCTGGACGGCATGGGCGGCGCCGGCATCTTCCGCGTCAAGGACGACGGCCTGAACCTCGGTTCGATCATCGAGACGCTGACGGAAAACGGCGCGCGCACGATCATGGCCCAGAAATACATCCCCGCCATCGTCAAGGGCGACAAGCGCGTGCTCGTCATCGACGGCAAGCCGGTCCCGTTCTCGCTGGCGCGCATTCCGCAGGCCGGTGAAGTCCGCGGCAACCTGGCGGCCGGCGGCACGGGCGTCGCGCAGCCGCTGTCCGAGCGCGACCGCGAGATCGCGGAAACGCTCGGCCCCGAACTGGCCGCGCGTGGTCTGTTGCTGGTAGGATTGGATGTGATCGGCGATTTCCTGACCGAGGTGAATGTCACCAGCCCCACCTGTTTCCAGGAAATTACCGACCAGACCGGTTTCGACGTCGCTTCGATGTTCGTCGACGCCGTCGAAAAACGAGTCACGAGCAACTGA
- the metX gene encoding homoserine O-succinyltransferase MetX, producing the protein MQFAEPLRLRSGAAIGDYTLMYETYGTLNADKSNAVLICHALNASHHVAGHYADQPKSTGWWDNMVGPGKPVDTDRFFVIGVNNLGSCFGSTGPMHTNPATGKPYGAAFPVVTVEDWVAAQARLADRLGIEQFAAVMGGSLGGMQALAWSIMFPERLRHCIVIASTPKLSAQNIAFNDVARQAILTDPDYRGGDFYEYGVVPRNGLKVARMVGHITYLSNDDMAEKFGRKLRNAAERNEYKFDFGVDFEIESYLRYQGDKFSEYFDANTYLLITKALDYFDPAREHGGNLAKALENTSAQYLVASFSTDWRFSPERSREIVEALLANRRKVTYAEIDAPHGHDAFLLEDARYMSIVRAYFERIAGEKKETA; encoded by the coding sequence ATGCAGTTCGCCGAACCACTACGCCTGCGCAGCGGCGCGGCCATCGGCGATTACACGCTGATGTATGAAACGTACGGCACGCTGAACGCCGACAAATCGAACGCGGTACTGATCTGCCATGCGCTGAACGCGTCGCACCACGTGGCCGGCCACTACGCCGACCAGCCCAAGAGCACCGGCTGGTGGGACAATATGGTGGGCCCGGGCAAGCCGGTCGACACCGACCGCTTCTTCGTCATCGGCGTCAACAACCTCGGTTCCTGCTTCGGTTCCACGGGCCCGATGCACACGAATCCGGCCACCGGCAAGCCGTACGGCGCCGCCTTCCCCGTCGTGACGGTGGAGGACTGGGTCGCCGCGCAGGCGCGCCTGGCCGACCGCCTCGGCATCGAACAATTCGCGGCCGTGATGGGCGGTTCGCTGGGCGGCATGCAGGCCCTCGCGTGGAGCATCATGTTCCCCGAACGCCTGCGCCACTGCATCGTGATCGCGTCCACGCCGAAGCTGTCCGCGCAAAACATCGCGTTCAACGACGTGGCGCGCCAGGCGATTCTGACCGATCCGGATTACCGCGGCGGCGATTTCTACGAATACGGCGTCGTGCCCAGGAACGGCCTGAAAGTCGCGCGCATGGTCGGCCACATCACGTATTTGTCGAACGACGACATGGCGGAAAAATTCGGCCGCAAGCTGCGCAACGCGGCCGAGCGCAACGAGTACAAATTCGACTTCGGCGTCGATTTCGAGATCGAATCGTACCTGCGCTACCAGGGCGACAAGTTCTCGGAATACTTCGACGCCAACACCTACCTCCTGATCACGAAGGCGCTCGACTACTTCGATCCCGCGCGCGAGCATGGCGGCAATCTGGCCAAGGCGCTGGAGAATACGAGCGCTCAATACCTGGTCGCCTCGTTCAGCACCGACTGGCGCTTTTCGCCGGAGCGCAGCCGCGAGATCGTCGAGGCGCTGCTGGCCAACCGCCGCAAGGTGACGTATGCCGAGATCGACGCGCCGCACGGCCACGACGCCTTCCTGCTGGAGGATGCGCGCTACATGAGCATCGTGCGCGCCTACTTCGAGCGCATCGCCGGCGAGAAGAAGGAGACCGCATGA